A single region of the Rhodococcus sp. W8901 genome encodes:
- the lpqB gene encoding MtrAB system accessory lipoprotein LpqB, which produces MTGIRVRHGRRSRTLVAAASLAALLLGTAGCANLPDSSTPQAIGTIERAPVSTSVEAPAPGREPDLLLRDFVKASTDPANRHLAARQYLTKDMSARWDDAASATIVDKIDLILESRTADRAVYTIRANRVGQLEPGGLYQAQEGTFEAKFSWAKVDGEWRIDDLPNGVIMDRPQFLNSYQRKSLYFLDPTAQTVVPDPRWIAASPDQMVTQLIGLLIDGPKPSLAGAVRNELGSGVSVLGTITKADGRASQVGVGLGGVSVDFQGLGRMNTQSRELLAAQVVWTLANADISGPYVLLADGQPLDERYPEGWTTADVASLNPLATTSATVGLHALRGGGLASVNDGVVAPVPGYFGASDNLRSIALSRDGTLTAAVAETRRPAPEPQTALVVGTYDGNVATALEAQSITRPSWAFDGSTVWAAVNGSTVVRVVRETGTGKLTTMNVETGAINAIGGPITELRLSRDGVRAALIVDGKVYVATVMQQPDGEFSLTNPRAIAHGLGSPAVSLDWSTGDTVVVARSGSDVPVVQLAVDGSRMDSLPSRNLTSPVVAVDASSTTEFVADSRAVFQLNNNDPAGDRYWREVPGLTGTNAVPVLPG; this is translated from the coding sequence GTGACCGGCATTCGGGTGCGCCACGGCAGGCGCTCCCGGACGCTAGTGGCCGCGGCGTCGCTGGCCGCGCTGCTGCTCGGCACGGCGGGCTGTGCGAATCTGCCGGACTCGTCGACACCGCAGGCGATCGGGACCATCGAGCGTGCGCCGGTCAGTACGAGCGTGGAGGCCCCGGCGCCCGGACGCGAGCCGGATCTGCTGTTGCGGGATTTCGTCAAGGCCAGCACCGACCCGGCCAATCGGCATCTTGCCGCCCGGCAGTACCTGACCAAGGACATGTCGGCGCGGTGGGACGATGCCGCGAGCGCGACGATCGTCGACAAGATCGATCTCATCCTCGAGTCACGCACCGCCGACCGCGCGGTCTACACGATTCGCGCCAACCGGGTGGGCCAGCTCGAACCGGGCGGTTTGTACCAGGCGCAGGAGGGCACGTTCGAGGCCAAGTTCAGCTGGGCCAAGGTGGACGGTGAATGGCGGATCGACGATCTGCCCAACGGCGTGATCATGGACCGTCCCCAGTTCCTCAATTCGTATCAGCGCAAATCGTTGTACTTCCTCGATCCGACGGCTCAGACGGTCGTCCCCGACCCTCGCTGGATCGCGGCGAGCCCGGACCAGATGGTCACGCAGCTGATCGGTCTCCTCATCGACGGTCCCAAACCGTCGCTGGCCGGTGCGGTGCGAAACGAACTGGGTTCGGGGGTCTCCGTGCTCGGCACCATCACCAAGGCCGACGGCCGAGCCTCCCAGGTCGGGGTGGGGCTGGGCGGTGTGAGCGTCGACTTCCAGGGCCTCGGGCGGATGAACACGCAGTCGCGCGAACTCCTTGCCGCGCAGGTGGTCTGGACGTTGGCAAACGCCGACATCTCCGGTCCGTACGTCCTGTTGGCCGACGGCCAGCCGCTCGACGAGCGGTACCCCGAAGGATGGACGACGGCGGACGTGGCGTCGCTCAATCCGCTCGCGACGACCAGCGCGACCGTCGGCCTCCACGCGCTGCGCGGCGGCGGGCTGGCCTCCGTGAACGACGGGGTCGTCGCGCCGGTCCCCGGGTACTTCGGTGCGTCGGACAATCTCCGGTCGATCGCGTTGTCGCGGGACGGCACGCTCACGGCCGCGGTGGCCGAGACACGCCGGCCGGCGCCGGAGCCGCAGACCGCGCTGGTCGTGGGGACCTACGACGGAAACGTGGCGACCGCGCTCGAGGCGCAGTCGATCACCCGGCCGTCGTGGGCGTTCGACGGCTCCACCGTGTGGGCCGCCGTCAACGGCTCGACCGTCGTGCGGGTGGTTCGCGAGACCGGAACGGGAAAGCTCACGACGATGAACGTCGAGACCGGCGCGATCAATGCGATCGGCGGGCCGATCACCGAGCTGCGGCTGTCCCGCGACGGGGTCCGGGCGGCGTTGATCGTCGACGGCAAGGTCTATGTGGCGACGGTGATGCAGCAGCCGGACGGCGAGTTCTCGCTCACCAATCCACGCGCCATCGCGCACGGTCTCGGCAGTCCCGCGGTGTCGCTCGACTGGAGCACCGGGGACACGGTGGTCGTGGCCCGTTCGGGTTCGGACGTGCCGGTCGTGCAGCTGGCCGTCGACGGTTCGCGGATGGACTCGCTGCCGAGCCGCAACCTCACCTCGCCGGTGGTGGCGGTGGACGCGTCGTCGACCACCGAGTTCGTCGCGGACTCGCGAGCGGTGTTCCAGCTCAACAACAACGACCCGGCCGGCGACCGGTACTGGCGTGAGGTTCCGGGCCTGACCGGGACGAATGCGGTCCCGGTGCTGCCGGGCTGA
- the mtrB gene encoding MtrAB system histidine kinase MtrB has protein sequence MIGARRNRRRASRAFSPLIRWCRACGNWLAHAWRRSLQLRVVVSTLSLSLIVITILGVVLTSQITDRLLEAKITAATEELDRARSTVEAQLSGADDSGSLQVRLDAARLALTNRQPDGGQTSGSAGTFDPVLIVPGDGPREPTTSGPANQIPASLRDFVRANQISYQFATVSDPNGYSGPALIIGSPTASDISTLELYLVFPLASEDRSLSLVRGTMLIGGAVLAVLLAAISMLVARQVVMPIRSASRIAVRFADGRLKERMPVRGEDDMARLAMSFNEMAESLSKQITQLEEFGNLQKRFTSDVSHELRTPLTTVRMAADLIHDSSDELDPILKRSSELLVAELDRFESLLGDLLEISRHDAGVAELAAEQLDLRMCARAAVSTVRHLAKETSTELIVDLPDEAVIAEVDPRRVERILRNLLANAIDHGEGKPVLLRLRADDDAAAFIVRDQGVGLRPGEEKLVFNRFWRSDPSRVRRSGGTGLGLAISVEDANLHNGTLEAWGEPGEGACFRLTLPRVRGRKVTRSPLPLKPSTKKLVQGQPLPPTKPEPEPAAASSAGDEMAPAGSGAAQSATQPVERPPRQLDPDESPTVPRVRERES, from the coding sequence GTGATCGGTGCCCGCCGGAACCGGCGGCGAGCCAGCCGGGCTTTCTCGCCGCTGATCCGCTGGTGTCGAGCGTGCGGCAACTGGCTTGCCCACGCATGGCGCCGGTCTTTGCAGCTCCGCGTCGTCGTGTCGACGTTGTCGCTGTCGCTGATCGTGATCACGATTCTGGGTGTGGTGTTGACCAGCCAGATCACTGATCGGCTCCTCGAGGCGAAGATCACCGCCGCCACCGAGGAACTCGATCGTGCGCGCAGCACGGTCGAGGCGCAGCTCTCCGGCGCCGACGACAGCGGCTCGCTCCAGGTGCGGCTCGACGCTGCCCGCCTGGCGCTCACGAACCGCCAGCCCGACGGTGGTCAGACGTCCGGATCCGCAGGTACCTTCGATCCGGTGCTCATCGTGCCAGGGGACGGCCCACGGGAACCGACCACGAGCGGGCCGGCGAACCAGATCCCGGCGAGCCTGCGCGACTTCGTTCGCGCCAACCAGATCAGCTACCAGTTCGCGACGGTGTCCGACCCCAACGGGTACTCGGGTCCGGCGCTGATCATCGGCAGCCCCACGGCGTCGGACATCTCGACTCTCGAGCTGTACCTCGTGTTCCCCCTCGCCAGCGAGGACCGCAGCCTGTCCCTGGTGCGGGGCACGATGCTGATCGGTGGTGCGGTGCTGGCGGTGCTGCTCGCCGCGATCTCCATGCTCGTCGCACGCCAGGTCGTCATGCCGATCCGGTCGGCGTCCCGGATCGCGGTGCGGTTCGCGGACGGCCGGCTCAAGGAACGCATGCCGGTTCGCGGCGAGGACGACATGGCCCGGCTCGCGATGTCGTTCAACGAGATGGCCGAGAGTCTGTCGAAGCAGATCACGCAGCTCGAGGAGTTCGGCAATCTGCAGAAACGGTTCACGTCGGACGTGAGCCACGAGCTGCGCACCCCGCTCACCACGGTCCGGATGGCCGCGGACCTGATCCACGACAGCAGCGACGAGCTCGACCCCATCCTGAAGCGGTCGTCCGAGCTGCTCGTCGCGGAGCTGGACCGGTTCGAGAGCCTGCTCGGGGACCTGCTCGAGATCTCCCGGCACGACGCCGGTGTCGCGGAGCTGGCGGCCGAACAACTGGACCTGCGGATGTGTGCGCGTGCGGCGGTCTCGACCGTTCGCCACCTCGCGAAGGAGACCTCGACGGAACTGATCGTGGATCTGCCGGACGAGGCAGTGATCGCGGAGGTCGATCCGCGCCGTGTGGAGCGCATCCTGCGGAACCTGCTCGCGAACGCGATCGACCACGGCGAGGGCAAGCCCGTCCTGTTGCGGTTGCGGGCCGACGACGACGCGGCCGCCTTCATCGTCCGCGACCAGGGTGTGGGACTGCGCCCTGGGGAGGAGAAGTTGGTGTTCAACCGGTTCTGGCGGTCGGACCCGTCCCGCGTCCGGCGTTCCGGCGGAACCGGGCTGGGCCTGGCGATCAGCGTGGAGGACGCGAACCTGCACAACGGCACGCTCGAGGCGTGGGGCGAACCCGGCGAGGGCGCGTGCTTCCGCCTGACGTTGCCGCGTGTGCGCGGGCGCAAGGTCACCCGGAGCCCGCTCCCGCTGAAGCCGTCGACCAAGAAGCTCGTCCAGGGACAACCGCTGCCTCCGACCAAGCCCGAACCTGAGCCCGCGGCCGCGTCGTCGGCCGGTGACGAGATGGCGCCCGCCGGGTCGGGCGCTGCCCAGTCGGCGACGCAGCCGGTTGAGCGGCCTCCCCGGCAGCTGGACCCGGACGAGTCCCCGACGGTGCCCCGGGTGCGGGAGCGTGAGTCGTGA
- the mtrA gene encoding MtrAB system response regulator MtrA, whose amino-acid sequence MKPRILVVDDDTALAEMLTIVLRGEGFEPFVVGDGSQALSAVRETRPDLVLLDLMLPGMNGIDVCRVLRAESGVPIVMLTAKTDTVDVVLGLESGADDYIMKPFKPKELVARVRARLRRTEEEPAEVLSIGDIMIDVPAHKVTRDNALISLTPLEFDLLVALARKPRQVFTREVLLEQVWGYRHAADTRLVNVHVQRLRAKVEKDPENPEVVLTVRGVGYKAGPP is encoded by the coding sequence ATGAAGCCAAGGATTCTGGTTGTCGACGATGACACGGCGCTCGCCGAGATGCTCACCATCGTGCTCCGCGGTGAGGGATTCGAACCCTTCGTGGTCGGTGACGGCAGCCAGGCGTTGTCGGCCGTTCGTGAGACCCGACCGGATCTGGTGCTCCTCGACCTCATGCTGCCGGGCATGAACGGTATCGACGTGTGCCGGGTGCTGCGGGCCGAATCGGGTGTCCCGATCGTCATGCTCACCGCCAAGACGGACACGGTCGACGTCGTCCTGGGCCTCGAGTCCGGCGCGGACGACTACATCATGAAGCCGTTCAAGCCGAAGGAACTGGTTGCCCGGGTGCGCGCTCGCCTGCGCCGCACGGAGGAGGAGCCGGCCGAGGTCCTGAGCATCGGCGACATCATGATCGATGTGCCGGCGCACAAGGTGACCCGCGACAACGCGCTCATCTCGCTCACGCCGCTCGAGTTCGACCTGCTGGTCGCCCTCGCACGCAAGCCGCGGCAGGTGTTCACCCGTGAGGTCCTGCTCGAGCAGGTCTGGGGATACCGTCACGCGGCGGACACCCGACTGGTGAACGTGCACGTGCAGCGTCTGCGCGCCAAGGTCGAGAAGGATCCCGAGAATCCCGAGGTGGTGCTTACCGTCAGGGGGGTCGGCTACAAGGCCGGACCGCCGTGA
- a CDS encoding dTMP kinase gives MGTLIALEGLDGAGKRTLVGKVVTLLEQDGLTVATLDFPRYGASIHADLASEALKGEHGDLSESVHAMAVMFALDRAGAAPQLRDLVARHDVVILDRYVASNAAYGAARLHQHGDGEFVTWIEELEFDRLGLPRPDLQMYLDVPVALAEERARRREAADSSRALDAYEKDSGLQARTGEVYRELAAADWNSPWLSVAPDVDPGTLADKLALLHKRRGAAQ, from the coding sequence GTGGGAACTCTGATCGCCCTGGAAGGGCTCGACGGTGCCGGCAAGCGGACACTGGTCGGAAAGGTCGTCACGCTGCTCGAGCAGGACGGTCTGACGGTCGCAACGCTGGATTTCCCGCGCTACGGTGCGTCGATCCATGCCGATCTCGCGTCGGAGGCGCTCAAGGGGGAGCACGGCGACCTGAGCGAGTCGGTCCACGCGATGGCGGTGATGTTCGCGCTCGACCGTGCCGGTGCCGCACCGCAACTGCGGGATCTGGTCGCCCGCCACGACGTGGTGATCCTGGACCGCTACGTCGCCTCCAACGCGGCGTACGGCGCGGCCCGGCTACACCAGCACGGGGACGGCGAGTTCGTCACCTGGATCGAAGAGCTCGAGTTCGACCGATTGGGTCTGCCACGGCCGGACCTGCAGATGTACCTCGACGTGCCCGTGGCGCTCGCGGAGGAACGGGCGCGTCGGCGCGAGGCCGCGGACAGTTCGCGCGCGCTGGACGCCTACGAGAAGGACAGCGGCCTGCAGGCTCGCACGGGGGAGGTGTACCGGGAGCTGGCCGCCGCGGACTGGAACTCGCCGTGGTTGTCCGTCGCGCCCGATGTGGATCCGGGCACTCTCGCCGATAAACTGGCACTCTTGCATAAGCGGCGCGGCGCGGCCCAGTAA
- the ahcY gene encoding adenosylhomocysteinase, which yields MTSSVSAAPVAEHRNGIDFKVADLSLAEFGRKEIRLAEHEMPGLMALRREYADVLPLKGARVSGSLHMTIQTAVLIETLVALGAEVRWASCNIFSTQDHAAAAVVVGPHGTVEEPKGVPVFAWKGETLEEYWWAAEQMLTWPGTTANMILDDGGDATMLVLRGAQYEKAGVVPPTDDEHDSDEYKVFLALLRKSLEADGGKWTAIAENVKGVTEETTTGVLRLYQFAAAGELAFPAINVNDSVTKSKFDNKYGTRHSLLDGINRGTDVLIGGKAALVCGYGDVGKGCAEALRGQGARVTVTEVDPINALQALMDGFNVKTVEEFIGEADIVITATGNKDIISFEHMKQMKHQAILGNIGHFDNEIDMAGLERAADVTRVNIKPQVDEFTFADGHSIIVLSEGRLLNLGNATGHPSFVMSNSFANQTIAQIELWTKPDEYDNEVYRLPKHLDEKVAKIHVEALGGSITKLTKDQAEYIGVDVEGPYKPEHYRY from the coding sequence ATGACGTCCTCAGTTTCAGCGGCGCCCGTGGCCGAGCACCGTAACGGTATCGATTTCAAGGTGGCGGATCTGTCGCTCGCCGAGTTCGGACGCAAGGAGATCCGGCTGGCCGAGCACGAGATGCCGGGTCTGATGGCACTGCGTCGTGAGTACGCAGACGTGTTGCCGCTCAAGGGCGCTCGCGTGTCCGGCTCGCTGCACATGACCATCCAGACCGCGGTCCTGATCGAGACGCTGGTCGCTCTCGGTGCTGAAGTTCGATGGGCGTCGTGCAACATCTTCTCGACGCAGGATCACGCGGCCGCGGCCGTCGTCGTCGGCCCGCACGGCACCGTCGAGGAGCCCAAGGGCGTCCCCGTGTTCGCATGGAAGGGCGAGACCCTCGAGGAGTACTGGTGGGCGGCTGAGCAGATGCTCACATGGCCCGGTACCACCGCCAACATGATCCTCGACGACGGTGGTGACGCGACGATGCTGGTGCTGCGCGGTGCACAGTACGAGAAGGCCGGCGTCGTCCCGCCCACCGACGACGAGCACGACTCGGACGAGTACAAGGTGTTCCTGGCGCTGCTGCGCAAGTCGCTCGAGGCCGACGGCGGCAAGTGGACGGCCATCGCGGAGAACGTCAAGGGCGTCACCGAGGAGACCACCACCGGCGTGCTGCGGCTGTACCAGTTCGCCGCCGCGGGTGAGCTGGCGTTCCCGGCCATCAACGTCAACGACTCGGTCACCAAGAGCAAGTTCGACAACAAGTACGGCACCCGCCACTCGCTGCTCGACGGCATCAACCGCGGGACCGACGTGCTGATCGGTGGCAAGGCTGCGCTGGTGTGCGGCTACGGCGACGTCGGCAAGGGCTGCGCCGAGGCGCTGCGCGGCCAGGGCGCCCGCGTCACGGTCACCGAGGTCGACCCGATCAACGCCCTCCAGGCGCTGATGGACGGCTTCAACGTCAAGACCGTCGAGGAGTTCATCGGCGAGGCCGACATCGTGATCACCGCGACCGGCAACAAGGACATCATCTCCTTCGAGCACATGAAGCAGATGAAGCACCAGGCCATCCTCGGCAACATCGGTCACTTCGACAACGAGATCGACATGGCAGGCCTCGAGCGCGCCGCCGACGTCACCCGCGTCAACATCAAGCCGCAGGTCGACGAGTTCACCTTCGCCGACGGCCACAGCATCATCGTGCTGTCCGAGGGGCGCCTGCTGAACCTGGGCAACGCCACCGGCCACCCGTCGTTCGTGATGTCGAACTCGTTCGCGAACCAGACGATCGCGCAGATCGAGCTGTGGACCAAGCCGGACGAGTACGACAACGAGGTCTACCGCCTGCCCAAGCACCTCGACGAGAAGGTCGCGAAGATCCACGTCGAGGCGCTCGGTGGCTCGATCACCAAGCTGACCAAGGATCAGGCCGAGTACATCGGCGTCGACGTCGAGGGCCCGTACAAGCCGGAGCACTACCGCTACTGA
- a CDS encoding TetR family transcriptional regulator: MTESQPRVPYQEASRLLLRESILGAVHDLLLERDWSKVTMTDVAAVAGISRQTLYNEFGSRQGLAEGYALQLVDRFVDAVASAVYAHVGDARAALVDGFAAFFQASAEDPLVCSLRTGAAKPDLLRIVTTDSAPLIERASGRLAETFRRSWIQASEADSVILARGVVRVALSYVSMPPASDGDDARDLAALLAPFVDVVAHV, translated from the coding sequence ATGACCGAGTCGCAACCCCGCGTGCCCTATCAGGAGGCCTCGCGGCTGCTGCTGCGCGAGTCGATCCTCGGCGCCGTCCACGACCTGCTGCTCGAGCGGGACTGGTCGAAGGTGACGATGACCGATGTCGCCGCGGTCGCCGGGATCAGTCGGCAGACGCTGTACAACGAGTTCGGGTCGCGTCAGGGGCTCGCGGAGGGGTATGCGCTGCAATTGGTCGACCGGTTCGTCGATGCGGTGGCGTCGGCGGTGTACGCGCACGTCGGGGATGCCCGCGCGGCCCTCGTGGACGGGTTCGCCGCGTTCTTCCAGGCGAGCGCCGAGGACCCGCTGGTGTGCTCGTTGCGGACCGGTGCCGCCAAACCGGACCTGCTGCGGATCGTCACGACCGACAGCGCCCCGCTCATCGAGCGGGCGTCGGGGCGTCTGGCGGAGACGTTCCGGCGGAGTTGGATTCAGGCGTCCGAGGCCGATTCGGTGATCTTGGCGCGGGGTGTCGTACGAGTCGCGCTGAGTTACGTTTCGATGCCTCCCGCGTCCGATGGTGACGATGCGCGTGACCTTGCCGCGCTGCTGGCCCCGTTCGTGGACGTCGTCGCACACGTGTGA
- a CDS encoding rubredoxin, with the protein MNEYKLYQCAQCGFEYDEAEGWPDEGIAPGTRWGDIPDDWRCPDCGAAKEDFFMVEVERS; encoded by the coding sequence GTGAACGAGTACAAGCTCTACCAGTGCGCACAGTGCGGATTCGAGTACGACGAGGCGGAGGGCTGGCCCGACGAGGGCATCGCCCCCGGCACGCGCTGGGGGGACATCCCCGACGACTGGCGTTGCCCGGACTGCGGGGCGGCGAAGGAGGACTTCTTCATGGTCGAGGTCGAGCGGAGCTGA
- a CDS encoding rubredoxin codes for MSAFRCPVCGFVFDESVGAPREGFPAGTAWDSVPDDWCCPDCGVREKIDFEPVGG; via the coding sequence ATGAGTGCGTTTCGGTGTCCCGTGTGCGGGTTCGTGTTCGACGAGTCCGTCGGCGCCCCGCGGGAGGGATTCCCGGCCGGCACGGCGTGGGATTCGGTGCCGGACGATTGGTGCTGCCCCGACTGCGGTGTCCGCGAGAAGATCGATTTCGAGCCCGTAGGAGGGTGA
- a CDS encoding alkane 1-monooxygenase: MATHATADAGVWRDKKRYLWLLGLIPPTAIFLALGLVWLTNRVGLEAVAPIWWWIGPLLVYVLLPILDLAFGADGQNPPDEVMEQLENDRYYRWCTYAYIPLQIVTVVVACYLWSADDLSWLGIDGGLGLVSKIGLAISVGCVAGIGINTAHELGHKKDDLERWLSKITLAQSFYGHFYIEHNRGHHVRVATPEDPASSRLGESFWAFLPRSVWGSLRSSWALEKVRLERLGKGPWTIRNDVLNAWLMSVVLFGAMIAIFGWEVAPFLLLQAVFGFSLLETVNYLEHYGLLRQRTDSGRYERCTPAHSWNSDHICTNIFLYHLQRHSDHHANPTRRYQTLRSMDIAPNLPSGYASMIMLAYVPPLWRAVMDRRVLAHYDGDVTRVNLQPAKREKLLARHGAGGGRA; the protein is encoded by the coding sequence ATGGCGACGCATGCGACCGCGGACGCTGGGGTCTGGCGGGACAAGAAGCGTTATCTGTGGCTACTGGGGCTCATCCCGCCCACCGCGATCTTCCTGGCGCTGGGCTTGGTGTGGCTGACGAACCGGGTGGGTCTGGAGGCGGTGGCGCCCATCTGGTGGTGGATCGGTCCGCTGCTGGTGTACGTGCTACTGCCGATCCTCGACCTGGCCTTCGGTGCGGACGGGCAGAACCCGCCGGACGAGGTGATGGAGCAACTCGAGAACGACCGGTACTACCGCTGGTGTACCTACGCCTACATCCCGCTGCAGATCGTGACGGTGGTGGTCGCCTGTTACCTGTGGTCGGCCGACGATCTGAGCTGGCTCGGTATCGACGGCGGGCTGGGGCTGGTGTCGAAGATCGGCCTGGCCATCAGTGTCGGGTGTGTGGCCGGCATCGGAATCAACACCGCGCACGAGCTGGGGCACAAGAAGGACGATCTCGAGCGGTGGCTGTCGAAGATCACCCTCGCGCAGTCCTTCTACGGACACTTCTACATCGAGCACAACCGTGGCCATCACGTCCGGGTCGCAACGCCGGAGGATCCCGCGAGTTCCCGCCTGGGCGAAAGCTTCTGGGCCTTCCTGCCGCGCAGCGTTTGGGGGAGTCTGCGGTCGTCCTGGGCGCTGGAGAAGGTTCGTTTGGAACGGCTCGGCAAGGGGCCGTGGACGATTCGCAACGACGTCCTCAACGCCTGGTTGATGTCGGTCGTGCTCTTCGGCGCGATGATCGCGATCTTCGGTTGGGAGGTGGCCCCGTTCCTGTTGCTGCAGGCGGTGTTCGGATTCTCCCTGCTCGAGACGGTGAACTATCTCGAGCACTACGGCCTGCTCCGGCAGCGCACCGACAGTGGACGTTACGAGCGCTGCACGCCGGCGCACAGCTGGAACAGCGATCACATCTGCACCAACATCTTCCTCTACCACCTGCAGCGGCACAGCGATCACCACGCGAACCCGACACGGCGCTATCAGACGTTGCGCAGCATGGACATTGCGCCGAACCTGCCCAGCGGGTACGCGAGCATGATCATGCTCGCGTACGTGCCGCCGCTGTGGCGGGCGGTGATGGATCGCCGCGTGCTCGCGCACTACGACGGCGACGTCACGCGGGTCAACCTGCAGCCGGCCAAGCGTGAGAAGTTGCTGGCGCGGCACGGAGCGGGCGGAGGCCGGGCATGA
- a CDS encoding amino acid permease yields MVTPDRKAAKPRSGLFRTKSIEQSILETDEPETKLRKDLTAWDLTVFGVAVVIGAGIFTLTARTAGNVAGPSVSLAFAFAAVSCALAALCYAEFASTVPVAGSAYTFSYATFGEFVAWIIGWDLILEFALAASVVAKGWSLYLGEVLGSATPIVHVGSLKIDWGAVLIVAVITVLLATGTKLSSRVSAVITAIKVAVVLFVVVVGAFFIKASNYSPYIPPSESGSTGEGIHQSLFSYVTGAGGSTFGWYGLLAAASLVFFAFIGFDVVATTAEETKDPQTALPRGILGSLAIVTVLYVAVSLVLTGMVNYTELAGDNSTLATAFALNGMDWAKNLISFGALAGLTTVVMVLMLGQTRVLFAMSRDGLMPRSLAPTGKHGTPVRITVLVGVIVGLLAAFFPIGTLEEMVNIGTLFAFVLVSIGVVVLRRTRPDLPRGFRVPLVPLVPILAVIACVWLMVNLSVETWLRFVVWMAIGVVVYFAYSRRHSMLSIRARAAKSDTT; encoded by the coding sequence ATGGTGACACCCGACCGGAAGGCGGCGAAGCCCCGCTCCGGGCTGTTTCGGACCAAGTCGATCGAACAGTCGATTCTCGAGACCGACGAACCGGAGACCAAACTCCGCAAGGACCTGACCGCGTGGGACCTGACGGTGTTCGGAGTCGCGGTCGTGATCGGCGCCGGCATCTTCACCTTGACGGCCCGCACCGCCGGCAACGTTGCGGGACCCTCGGTGTCGCTCGCGTTCGCCTTCGCCGCAGTCTCGTGCGCACTGGCCGCGCTGTGTTACGCCGAGTTCGCGTCGACCGTGCCCGTCGCGGGCAGTGCATATACCTTCTCGTACGCGACATTCGGTGAGTTCGTCGCGTGGATCATCGGCTGGGATCTCATCCTCGAGTTCGCGCTCGCGGCCTCGGTGGTTGCGAAGGGCTGGTCGCTGTATCTCGGTGAGGTCCTCGGAAGTGCCACGCCGATCGTGCATGTCGGGTCGCTGAAGATCGACTGGGGTGCGGTCCTGATCGTCGCGGTCATCACGGTGCTGTTGGCGACGGGCACGAAGTTGTCGTCGCGGGTCTCGGCGGTGATCACCGCGATCAAGGTGGCGGTCGTGCTCTTCGTGGTGGTGGTCGGGGCCTTCTTCATCAAGGCCTCCAACTACTCGCCCTACATTCCGCCGTCCGAGTCCGGCTCCACCGGGGAGGGCATCCACCAGTCGCTGTTCTCGTACGTCACGGGCGCCGGTGGCAGCACGTTCGGTTGGTACGGCCTGCTCGCCGCCGCCAGTCTGGTGTTCTTCGCGTTCATCGGTTTCGACGTGGTCGCGACCACCGCGGAGGAGACCAAGGATCCGCAGACCGCCTTGCCGCGAGGCATTCTCGGCTCGCTCGCGATCGTGACGGTGCTGTACGTGGCGGTCTCGCTCGTGCTGACCGGGATGGTGAACTACACCGAACTGGCGGGCGACAACTCCACGCTCGCGACGGCGTTCGCACTCAACGGAATGGACTGGGCCAAGAACCTCATCTCGTTCGGCGCGCTGGCGGGCCTCACGACGGTGGTGATGGTCCTGATGCTGGGGCAGACACGCGTGTTGTTCGCGATGTCCCGCGACGGCCTGATGCCCCGGTCGCTCGCGCCCACCGGCAAGCACGGGACGCCGGTGCGGATCACGGTGCTCGTCGGCGTCATCGTCGGACTCCTCGCGGCCTTCTTCCCGATCGGCACGCTCGAGGAGATGGTGAACATCGGCACGCTGTTCGCGTTCGTGTTGGTGTCGATCGGCGTCGTGGTGCTGCGGCGGACCCGTCCCGACCTGCCGCGCGGATTCCGGGTGCCCCTCGTGCCGCTGGTCCCGATCCTCGCGGTCATCGCGTGCGTGTGGCTCATGGTGAATCTGTCGGTAGAGACGTGGCTGCGGTTCGTCGTCTGGATGGCGATCGGCGTGGTCGTGTACTTCGCCTACAGTCGCCGGCACTCGATGCTGAGCATCCGTGCCCGTGCGGCGAAAAGCGACACCACCTGA